CTTCAACTTGGCAACTCTTTAATCCGACGCAAGCCTGAGGAAATGACACATTAGCTATATAATTTCTTCATAAGTTCAGTAGCACAACAGTGGAGTCATTTCcctgaaaaaataaaaaagttatcATGTACCTCCTTTACAATTGTGAGAGCCTTGACACTGCTGCATCGACCATGGCCATAAGTCCCACAAGTCCCATATGGGGTTCCAAAACTTGCAAACTTGATAGATGATATGACCTGGTTTGGAGAAGGGCATTTCAGCTGAAGGACTGGTCTAGAATTTTCTTTTGTCTTTGCCTCTGAAGTCCACGATTCTACAGGAGGTGGGTGTGATTCCGATACGTGTGCACATAAGCTATCTGCTTGTCTTGTAGCAAAAGATAATTGAGTTGGATTACCGCCTAACTCCTCGAACAACACCAATACATTACCGCTTGGTTTGACCCATGAACGTGGGACATGGTACCTGCGATGAACATTCCCAACATCATCAGGAAAAAGTTGTCTTAAAAAACAGAAGCCAACAGAAGAAAAAGATCGGGAACCAGGCACAGCTTGTATCTTACAGTTGCTGAGATGGTTTCCCACAACTCTTGAGACACTTGGTTGCACTATAGGTTCCTTTATAGCTGCAATAATTGCTGCAACCACTTTGTGAAGCTATGTTAGTTGGCCAAAACCGACCAATGCTCTGACCGTTCACCCATGCTTCACCCTTACCCATTCCTGTGAAGTCTAGTGCAATTGGGTCACTGCCAGCAGGCGCGTCGAAGCTCGTCTAAGAAAACAAATATGGTTTAGTGATATAAAAGATATGGTCATAAGGAATTATAAAGTAAACCATATGCTGAATCAGATTCAACGAATCAAACATTTATTTACCTTGTACCACGTCAAAGGTTGGTTTTTAGGCATGATAGAGTCTGAGACCCACTGTGAAGAACTTCCATCATACAAACCTAATTCTTCACCGTTCAGTCCAATCTGCCAAATCATAGGAGAAGACAAGATGAGATTTTAGCCCTCCAACTAATAAGTGAACACTGAGAGAATGAATGTGTAATGCTCTGAGAGACAGACCTGATATGTCCACTTAGTCGAGGATAAATCCAGACTTGCTCCGTTTTTCAATCCTTTTATCGTGACTGGACCGGTAATACCAGCACCCGTCAATTCATAAAATGCTCCATAGTTCTAAAAATGAAAACATTGCATGGGGTCACACTTTTGTGGAGGAATAGCTCAAACATGCACTTCAAGCAAATTTAGTCATTGAAGTATAAAGACCCCAGCTCAATGCATTAGCAGTTGTAATGAATAAATTTAGTTTTTCCTTTTAAGAGGAGGACGGACCTGGAGTCCCACTGTTGCACTCATGAGGTCAATGCTATTCTTCCCTGGTACCAGTGTAATGGGTACCTCGAGGCTGATTTTCACTTTGCCACTAATTCCTTTTCCACTACCTAAGAATCAAATAACAGCGGATAGAGTAAGAAAACAATGCACCTCAAAAATAATAGACAGGAAACAGAAAATTTTGCTTTCACACAACTAAGTGTGTTCTGTACAGTTACGGGCACGTACCTGCAAGCTTCCCATTGACAAAAACATTAAGAGCATGACCAAGTGATTCGACATGAAGAACAGGCTGACTATCCCCTTGAAGAAGTGGTTCATTTTCTTTGACTTCAGTACTGCCACAAAATTTAAATTGATAAACTTTATCACATCAAACAAATTAAGATAGCAATAGGAACTTAAGAAAGAATTTTAGGATTCTATACCTTAACGAATACCACAAATAATCACTAACATCAGATGTCGTATTTATTTGCTCAAGTAGACCATTTCTTGAGAAAGCATCGCTCTTTGAAATACCTACAGGTTCAACAAACCAACTCCATCCTGACTGAAACTCTGCTGCAGAGTTATCAATCTTATCGTCAGACTGACGATGGAATTTTTGTCTCACAACCTGGGAGTTTATCTGCCACATAACAAGAGAATCATAAGGTCCAGTATGAACACATACGGGCAAGCACACACAGACAATCCCATAATAGACCCAAGTCACTAGAATATTCAAAGACAAATGTGTCTTGCAAGTTGCTGAGGCAAACCTTTGCGGAATTGAATATGACGTTTTTGCAGTCAGGTAGAATGCTGACAGACCATGCAGGTAAATGATATGAATTGCCATTGAAATTCACAGTTGCATCAGATTGAGTTCCTATATTGGCAAGGAAAGCAGAACATACTCCTGCTTCTGTTTTATAGACATGTCCCTGAGAATAAAGGATGCTCCAAGTCAGAATAGAAATCACACCATCTGACCGTTCACAGACGTATGACTAAATAAGAGTGTTCTTATTACCTCTAAGTTGTCACCAAGCTTAATTTCCTTAGGATCAGTTGCTATCAATGCTGGTTCACAGAGCTTTATGGCCTTGTGCAAATCTTTTAGGTGTCCCCACTTAGGCTGCCTAATAAGTCCTGCACCATACATGAATTCGATTATAAACATTACATCTTACACATTATACGCTCAAATAAAAAATGAGCTCGCAAGCATGGTAAGCACAATCTTACCATACTCATCTATTGGAGCATCATAGTCATAGCTTGTGGTTATAAAGGGTCCTCCAGAAGTCCGGCCAAAGTTTGTCCCACCATGATACTGTTTATAAGAAAGCATTACATATACAAATAGCAAAAAGCCAACTAACAGGAGATTTACAAATAAAAACAGCAAAAAGCTTTACCATGTAGTAATTTTGGAAAGTTCCGCCTCTTTGGAAAAACCTTGCCACAGAAAATGCAATGTCTTCCACTGGTCTGTAAGGAACAGCGCCACCGAAAGTTTGGAACCTAGTACATGTAACATGTCGTTGAAAAGGTTACTAAGACTGAATAAAAATCCATACAACAGCTCAGATGTCATGTGTCAACCGacattcaaaataaggaaaacatCTTACCAACCAGTCCAGTTCTCAGTCCACATCTTGGGTTTCTTGCCAGAATTTGGAGTAAACTGATCACAGTAAAAACCATTGCAAGTGTTGATCTGCAACATTTTGTAAAAATTACCAATGTCAGGAAATCAAAAATATACTCAACAACCAATGGATATGCGATCTTGAATGATGCAACATCAACTCGTTTCGGAAGTTTTTCATGGAGTACTGAACTCACAATTGGATCGGGAGCATTCACTTGCTGGCACATAACCCATGGTACCCCTGTGTCTAACGAGATAGCCATGCCTGCTGCCCAGTTAATGTAAGATTTAGCAGCAGAACCGTAATGCGTATCGATATTTCCATACTCATTTTCAATCTGCAAACCGAAAAGAGAACTTACTTAGTAGAGTTTGAGGAACCATTTGCTCAACGGAATGGGAAATACGGAAGAAACAAACCTGTGAAAGGATAATCGGTCCGCCTTGAGAAGCAAAAAGTTTCTCTTCTTTCATCATACTCACAATCTTGGCTGTGAATTTTTGCATTTCTCTCTAATACAAGAAATTTCAGAACAATTAAGGACTCAATTCTAAAAATCTTCAGTACAGCAATGAAATGAAGTTAAGAAGCCAAACCTTGAATGGTTCATTGTCGGTTCGGAATTGAATCCCCGGTATGAAATGCAACCATAGAGGAAATCCTCTAATAACCCAAAAGCAATCAAATTAGAACCTTTTGAATCAAAATTTGGCTCAATTGGGaaatgaaaaagttctgaaactGTGAAAAATTTACCCATAATTCCATTCGGCACAAACGTAAGGACCGATTCGAAGATGAACATATAAACCAGCATCTGCTACAGTTTTTACAAACTTTACCAAATCATTTCTCCCTTCAAAATCGAACTGCAAAATTACAAAAACCCATTTTGCATGAATATCTTTAGTTTGATTTGGactaaaaagaaatcaaaaaagttAAAGTAAAAATGTAGTCATCAAGAAATAAAGTTAAGGACCTGATTCTGAACAGGTTCATGAGAATTCCAGAAAACATAAGTCTCAATCACATCTAAACCTCCATCTTTTGATTTCTGTATCAAATCCGGCCACATCTACATGCAAACATTTAGAAAAACAGAGTTAGATTGAGAAAAAACAGAGCAAGAATGAGAACAGAGTGAAAGATCTTTCCAACCTCAGGAGTACTGCGAGGGTAATGTATAGAACCAGACATTAAAACTCTCCGTTTCCCATCAATCACAACTGCTCTATGATCATACTCAACTGTCATTCCAATGACACAGACgatcatctccaccaccattaGTACAATGCTAATGTACGCCACCCCcttcatttctttaaaaaaaatttgattctTGATTCCTGGGTCTGTTCTGTAAGTTATTTCAGAAGTGGGTTTTTCAATTTATAAGGTGAGATGGATTGTGAGATTGGGTTAGTGTATATAAATGAAATGATTGTTTGCTTGAAAGGTTAAGTAAGGAGAATCTATTAAGGTTTAAGAAGCTTAGATGACTTACTACCTGTGTCTAACCTACGCCAGTGTGAGTACACGCCACCTATACCACCTCGATCTCTATAATTCCAACAAAGTTGAGATTTTTACTTTTTCTTCCTTAAATTTGTTTTCTGCATTTCTTTTTTGATCCAGGTTTTGTTGCTAACTTACGCCTGTATTTATAAACAGAGAAAAGCAAAGGGGAAAGAGTGAATGAATGAAGAAGACAAAGTGGGGAACTGAATTCTTTTTAACTTTGGGCGGTAAAAAGAGAATCTCAGTGTTGGGTATATTTGTCGTGTAGGACCATAACCACAACCAAACAACCACATTAGTACCTTATTAGTATTGTTTTTGTAATCAAACCCTTTGGTTGATCATTTCTTATTTATAGACCCTTTGGGTTTTAGAGATTATCAGTCCAAGGACATTTTGTGGAGTGGTTGTGGCCTATGCAACTTTATGCTCAAAAAGTGCTTGTTTGGATGGAGTTACTAATTTGCCCGGCTAAATTGGGGTTTATGGATTTTTCATCCACCCCATAAaggatgataaggggtgtctaagtttgatgaaactaccattttaccATCTgtcaaatattaatactactaatttgtccccatcaaatcctaatcataaaattaaaaactaaaatcaaaatcataaaatttaaaaactaaaatcaatatcaaaatcataaaactaaaatcataaaattaaaaactaaaatcaaagtcaaattcatttccatctccacttcaactgatCTTTTCTAAACCCAATCCTATAAACTAGGTTTAGTAacataaaattgctcaaaaattgaaaattttgaaatcaaatttttcctgGTTTATTAGAATCAgttaacgttaatgtatatgtgatccgattgcaaatagaaacggtttatgttcatgcctacaaagaccgattgtccttgatatgttttctggttcgagaaatttgaaccagaatcggattacattagcacttataaaaaccgattgttgatatataatgttagaatcggattttatatgtgtgtcgagtaaaacgattgttgttctcaattttcctgtatctttttttttgttagaatcagattacatgagcattcttataaaccgattcctgttgtgcaatgtcaggaatcggtttttaaatatgtatcgtgtaaaccgattctggttaacccattttttttcagttaatactcgatcataaaatgagtatgaaatcatactcgatttcatttcaTTAACTCGGGTATAGAatggattttaattttatttgatgtttaataacacataattcacagataaaaaagagaaaatttacccacaatcggtttacgttcatgccaatataaaccgattatggataatcggttgattttcatgtcTATATAAACCAATTCTGGGTAGAAGCTAGTTTCAAAAAATCTCTATATATTTTTGAGGTTACAATCGGTATATGTTTTTGacaacatataccgattctgagttggtgttcttcaaaaaatttcaaattttcacATTTTTTCATGTTCAGATGATTAATTAACACGAGTTAATTTCACACCTAACACTATATTTTACCACTAATCacccgaattaacactaattaatcatggGTAAATAAGTCattaagaaaatagttggttaaggggtttctatgaattacttcttaatgaccctattttgtcatgtatcTATAGGCCCCAATGAAGTGGCatatgccccaatttagccaggctaATTTGGTAGATTTGAGATAAAATATCGAATTTAAATACCTggtttgattggggtatacccaaattaattggggtataccaaatgagacaaaataaggtcattttgaagtaaaacacaaaTCCCTTTAACCACATATTTATAAAAATGACTAATCTACCcttgattaattaacactaataaacaTGATTAgggtaattaatttagttagttaattaATTGTGAAAagtttgaaattaggttttattttagattgaactcatggatgtGGGTAGATTTTTGAGATTTGTTTTCTTGAGAATTCTACTTGTAACGAATTAAATCGTACTATCCAGACGCTTATAAATATGAGATTGTAGAGCTGTTGGGTGGTTTTATACtccaaattataaaaagaatcaacattttcagttctgaaagtatgaaaagtcggcaaggtcgacaaaaaaaaacctgccgactataagatttttgacattcagagaaaggtgttacaaatgcatgattaatcggcaaggtattaatttcataacctgccaaCTAAACtgtagtcggcaaggtattaatttaataacctgccgactaaaatatagtcgacAATGTATAGAGATGGATATCTTGCCGACTCTGTaactgctaatttcagagatgcAAAGTCGGCACGGTATTTAACCTTATACCCTGCCGACAatattttagtcggcaaggtcgacaaataaAACTCTGCTTACCTTTGAATCGTTTTGGctcttcgtttttgtttttttttttttgatttcacatgtatagttagagtttagaggaaagatttttgattttcttttgaatatgttttggtcggcatggttttttagtatggacaatttggtcttttaacaccttttagacaccccttaacacACTAGTCTGGATAggagtataccccaatctcgcctgGTTTAAATACGGGTGAAACTGTAGTACTTATTCTTTTGTCTACACTAAAATTTGTTGATGAAAATAAACAAGCGTTAACATTGGAGTTTCAGAATAATTTTTTCTTCCGGTTAAAAATTGTACGACGTTTTGTTGAGCTTCGTAAGACTCGTAGTCGTAGCCCTTGTCATAAGACTAGTAGCGTTTTACCTTCCTTGTTTCTTCCCATAGTGACGGAGGTCTTGCATTGATCAGGGAGTTCTGAGAGGAGTCATAATCATTTACAGGAGTCCAAACGAATTCCACCAAATATTGCAGGAGTGCGGTGCTTAATACTAGTAGTAAAATGAAAGTTTCCACAGTGATAATCGGTAGTTGGGTACTTGTCGCGCTCTTTCGATCGCGCCTTAATAATAACCAATCCCGCCTAATCAAATCGTATAGGAAGGAAGGAGCACGTGGTGTATCATCAATTCCGTAGGGGCAGCACCAAAATAACCAACCACATCATAAATTCCGTCAGGGCCTACATATACCTTTATGCTCTTATTGGACCCACCTCCGGTTCGATTTTTATCCCATCAAAATGAggcacattattttttttttcttatcatgCGAGAAAACAACAAAAGGCCGGTGCTCTAAATGGCAACAAATCAGCTGGAAGGGAGTGAAGTTTTAAGAGGATCAAACAACCTCTAATACACATAGAGAATAAATGTTGATTAAAATTAATGTGCCAGGTGGCCATTTGACTCATCTTCAGCCTAGTTGTAAATATATGGTCCAATAAAGACCAAAATGAATACTAGTTACTATTGTGGAAATGCATTATTGGTTTGGTTGGTTCATTTCGTTCCATCGAGAAAATCAACGTTGCTAATGGGGGTGCCAGGTTTGGTGCGGTGTACCAAGCTAAGGTAAAAACTATTTTGTCCCATATAAAAAATCGGTTTTGTTTTATTATGGTTTTGGTACACCCACACCTAACCAGTTACCCCTGTTAGCAATcttgaagaaaataagaagaagaaagacaatgaGACGGGCGGGTTTAATAACTGAGTGTTGATTATTCAAGCTTTAAATGACTAAGTACTAACGGTAAAGATGAATATTCCTCTTCTTATGTTAATTGTTCACGTTACTTTTTTGAGATCATTATGGAATTAAACTCCgttttatttgttttctttttttttttttggaaattacaTTTCAATTCATTTAAATAATTACATGATAATTATTAAATTTAAACTTAGTTGCTCACCTGAAAGTGAGTCTAAACCAACCTTATTACGAGACATCCTAGCTCTCTTTATCAATTTTACTTAAGATTTTGTCAGCTAATCAATAAATAAATAGGATACACATTCCTTCACTGTATTATTATTCATGGGGtcattcaaaattttaaaataaatcaTCGGATATCCCAACCAAACATCATCCACAATATCCATGATTTATCATATGAATCCATTGTACGTATCATGGATTTATGATAGTATGAAACGTCGGTTGTGCTGTTTATACATCATCATCGTAATCACCGCAGGCTTTTGTTGGATAAACACTAGAACGTCATTTCCGCCATTGTTTTGGTGGAATATAGGTAGAATTCCGCGTAACATTCACTCCGTTAGTCCATTTAGGATTTTTGTTTCTCTATATGGTCGAAGCCAACGTATACTGAATAGTTCTTCTAGAACGATTCTATACGTTTTGTCCACGTTGCTTCTACATTTGAATGGGTGTATAATTATGTGTAACTCGGTCTCTAATCTCTGCTCTTTTAATAATTTAATTCTGAGCGTGTAGTTGTTCAACTGCAAGTAGGACTACAGGAATAGGGAGCCCCCACTTATATACCCAAACATTTTACACCAGTATGTGTCACCCACATCTATTATTGATTTCTTTCTCACCCTACCCCGCCTGGAAAAATAGGGGATCCGCTTTAAAAATAGACCAATACAAACTTGACACATAGTGGGGTATAAGAGATGGGGTAAAAATCCGGGGTCTCTAAAGCATTTTCGCGAATTTTACGACGATGCCACAGACACCGACTATTCCTTTTTGTATTATAGCTAGGTTCGGATTgataaacatgagcatagagaAAGACAACAACTGTGTGTGAGATGAACTCATTCTGTGTATTGCTTAGATAGGTAAAAAACACCTACTTGTAGAAGAGTACAACAAATAAAAGAGGAAGGAAAATATACAAAGATATATGACCATAACTAATTGTACAACACCTAGATAACAAGAATATATACTCTATAACTGCATATATATACACCATAAGTGTCAAGATACTGAAATATCTTAACACCCCCcctcagactcaaggtggtaTAGAACACATCTTGAGTCTGGAAACCAAGAATTGTAGACGAGATGCCGGATGAGACTTGGTGAAAAGATCAGCAATTTGAAATCAGACTTGACACGAGGAAGAATAATTGTGTCGTGCTTGAAATGATGCCTTGTGAAGTGAAAATAAATCTCTGTATGCTTAGTTCTTTCGTGAAAAATATCATTGTGAGTGATCTGTATATCAGCCTTGTTATCACAAAAAAAAAGGTGTTGGTTTATGAAGACGAATTCCCATGTCACTAAGAAGATACCGTAACCAAATGATTTCAGAAGTGGTATGAGCAAGAGCTCGATATTATTCTTCAGCACTAGAACGAGAAACGATAgtttgtttcttacttctccaagATATGAAAGAATCTCCTAAAAACATACAATATCCAGTAATTGATCGCCTGTTAGTGACATCTCCTGCCCAGTCAGAATATGAGTAAGCTCTTAGAGTGAAATCAAACTTAGATGAAAACTGAAGACCTTGATATAAAGTTCCTTTTAAGTAACGTAGAATTCGAAGAACAGCAGCAAAATGAGTTGAACGAGGAGCTGACATGAATTGGCTTACTATATGTACTGCATGACTAATATCAGGCCTAGTAATAGTCAAGTAGTTGAGACTTCCTACCAGTTTTTAATACATTGTGGGATTAGATAATAGAGTGCCACTTATTGGAATATGTCTCAAATTGACTTCTAGAGGAGTATCCACAATCTTAGTATCAGTGATCCCTGCACGTTAAATAATTTCAGATGCATACTTAACCTGAGATCCAAAGTATCCATTGTCTGATTTACCTACTTCAATGCCCAGAAATTAACTTAAGAAGCCAAGATCTTTCATCTGAAAACAAGAACTGAGATATCTTTTGAGATTATCAATTCCTTCAAGATCACTTTCTGTAATGACCATGTCATCTACATACAGGAGTATAATTACTATTCCGTTGGATGATACACGAGTTAACATTGCTGAGTCGTAAAAACTTTGTGTAAAACCATACTTAAGAATTGTACTGCTAAACTTCTCAAACCAGGCGCGGGctgcttgtttgagtccataaaGAGCCTTACGAAGTTTACACACCTAATTTGGAGCATGAGGTAGACCAGGAGGAGGTTGCATATATACCTACTATTGTAATTCTCCATGAAGGAAAGCATTTTTGACATCCATCTGATGAAGATTCCATTGTCGAattgcaacaacaacaataagCGTATGAACAGTGACCATGCGAGCAACAGGAG
This portion of the Papaver somniferum cultivar HN1 chromosome 11, ASM357369v1, whole genome shotgun sequence genome encodes:
- the LOC113321949 gene encoding beta-galactosidase 8-like → MKGVAYISIVLMVVEMIVCVIGMTVEYDHRAVVIDGKRRVLMSGSIHYPRSTPEMWPDLIQKSKDGGLDVIETYVFWNSHEPVQNQFDFEGRNDLVKFVKTVADAGLYVHLRIGPYVCAEWNYGGFPLWLHFIPGIQFRTDNEPFKREMQKFTAKIVSMMKEEKLFASQGGPIILSQIENEYGNIDTHYGSAAKSYINWAAGMAISLDTGVPWVMCQQVNAPDPIINTCNGFYCDQFTPNSGKKPKMWTENWTGWFQTFGGAVPYRPVEDIAFSVARFFQRGGTFQNYYMYHGGTNFGRTSGGPFITTSYDYDAPIDEYGLIRQPKWGHLKDLHKAIKLCEPALIATDPKEIKLGDNLEGHVYKTEAGVCSAFLANIGTQSDATVNFNGNSYHLPAWSVSILPDCKNVIFNSAKINSQVVRQKFHRQSDDKIDNSAAEFQSGWSWFVEPVGISKSDAFSRNGLLEQINTTSDVSDYLWYSLSTEVKENEPLLQGDSQPVLHVESLGHALNVFVNGKLAGSGKGISGKVKISLEVPITLVPGKNSIDLMSATVGLQNYGAFYELTGAGITGPVTIKGLKNGASLDLSSTKWTYQIGLNGEELGLYDGSSSQWVSDSIMPKNQPLTWYKTSFDAPAGSDPIALDFTGMGKGEAWVNGQSIGRFWPTNIASQSGCSNYCSYKGTYSATKCLKSCGKPSQQLYHVPRSWVKPSGNVLVLFEELGGNPTQLSFATRQADSLCAHVSESHPPPVESWTSEAKTKENSRPVLQLKCPSPNQVISSIKFASFGTPYGTCGTYGHGRCSSVKALTIVKEACVGLKSCQVEVSSKNLGDPCKDVPKSLAVEAICA
- the LOC113324597 gene encoding uncharacterized protein LOC113324597; this encodes MLTRVSSNGIVIILLYVDDMVITESDLEGIDNLKRYLSSCFQMKDLGFLRSLNYLTITRPDISHAVHIVSQFMSAPRSTHFAAVLRILRYLKGTLYQGLQFSSKFDFTLRAYSYSDWAGDVTNRRSITGYCMFLGDSFISWRSKKQTIVSRSSAEE